The Methanothrix sp. genome includes a window with the following:
- a CDS encoding alkaline phosphatase: MKMGVYTSALLSLMIMLSCVTIGSADGSELKDSQRAKNVILMIGDGMGISQETMARIEKAGWNLSRYADTRLYMDSMEHTGILRTFSANSFVTDSAPASTAMATGHKTNNGVIGQDATAIPGIRDGRNLTTILELAEKAGLSTGVVTTTRITHATPAAFYAHVDNRDNESKIAEQLLTSGVEVALGGGMSYFIGKNDTSPLGGKGKRTDDRNLIETATALGYTFVYNGTAFRGLDANSTERLLGIFENSHMEYELVRARSSDPDPSLAEMTEKAIYLLSKNPKGFFLMVEGGRIDHACHERSLENATMDTLAFDEAVGKALDFAMKNKDTLVIVTADHECGGLIIQPENLESYESGGIMPVFGSGTVEIKSPKCNFLVEMDEATHTGADVTIRATGPGASLVHGLMDNTQVFSLIKEALGL; the protein is encoded by the coding sequence ATGAAGATGGGAGTATATACTTCAGCACTTCTTAGCTTGATGATCATGCTCTCGTGCGTGACCATCGGCAGCGCAGACGGCTCTGAGCTTAAGGATTCTCAGAGGGCCAAGAATGTGATCCTGATGATAGGCGATGGCATGGGAATAAGCCAGGAGACGATGGCCAGAATTGAGAAGGCCGGATGGAATCTTTCAAGATATGCGGATACCCGCCTGTACATGGACAGCATGGAGCACACGGGGATCCTCAGGACATTCAGCGCGAACTCCTTTGTGACGGATTCTGCCCCAGCATCAACAGCGATGGCCACAGGACACAAGACAAACAACGGTGTGATCGGTCAGGATGCCACCGCGATTCCCGGTATCAGGGATGGAAGGAACCTCACAACAATCCTTGAGCTTGCTGAGAAGGCCGGTCTCTCAACGGGCGTGGTCACCACAACCAGGATAACCCATGCAACCCCCGCGGCATTTTACGCGCATGTGGACAACAGGGACAACGAGAGTAAGATTGCGGAGCAGCTTCTGACAAGCGGGGTGGAGGTAGCGCTCGGTGGCGGAATGAGCTATTTCATCGGCAAAAACGATACGAGCCCGCTGGGCGGGAAGGGGAAGAGAACGGATGACAGGAATCTCATAGAGACTGCAACCGCCCTCGGCTACACTTTTGTTTACAATGGAACAGCCTTCAGAGGGCTTGATGCAAATTCCACAGAGAGGCTTCTCGGCATCTTCGAGAACTCGCATATGGAGTACGAGCTGGTAAGGGCGAGATCCTCTGATCCTGACCCCAGCCTGGCTGAGATGACCGAGAAGGCGATCTATCTGCTCTCGAAGAACCCGAAGGGGTTCTTCCTGATGGTGGAGGGTGGCAGGATAGATCACGCCTGTCATGAGAGGAGCCTGGAGAACGCCACCATGGACACACTGGCATTTGATGAGGCTGTGGGAAAGGCGCTCGATTTTGCGATGAAGAACAAGGATACTCTGGTGATTGTAACAGCGGATCACGAGTGCGGCGGTCTCATCATCCAGCCGGAGAACCTGGAGTCCTATGAGAGCGGCGGCATCATGCCGGTTTTCGGCTCAGGTACTGTGGAGATCAAGAGTCCGAAATGCAACTTCCTCGTGGAGATGGACGAGGCCACACATACAGGAGCAGATGTCACCATCAGGGCCACAGGTCCTGGAGCGAGCTTGGTGCATGGACTGATGGACAACACCCAGGTGTTTTCACTGATTAAAGAGGCCCTCGGCCTCTGA
- a CDS encoding ABC transporter ATP-binding protein, translating to MTSGDGILIDGVSLSYNGRSVLNNICMEIEKGKVVTLLGPNGCGKTTLLKIINGLLPQTSGRVYVDGRDTRSIRPNEMARLMGHVPQAHRSTFPFTVLDVVLTGRLSYISPLSKPGKRDLEKAYRALEMVAALHLADRPYNQISGGERQLAMIARALAQEPSFLLLDEPTSYLDFRNQIRILKTVRGFAESGLMTVVMSLHDPNHALIFSDRIVLMRKVDGDPSEMHNVIAMGAPEEVMTVENIRAAYGIDVEMLEIKGRRLLFPL from the coding sequence ATGACTTCTGGTGATGGGATCCTGATCGATGGTGTATCGCTCAGCTATAACGGCAGGTCTGTGCTCAACAACATATGCATGGAGATCGAAAAGGGAAAAGTGGTCACCCTCCTGGGGCCAAACGGTTGCGGCAAGACCACGTTGCTTAAGATAATCAACGGGCTGCTGCCACAAACAAGCGGACGGGTTTATGTCGACGGAAGAGATACCAGATCCATAAGGCCCAATGAGATGGCAAGGCTCATGGGGCACGTGCCGCAGGCCCACAGGTCGACATTTCCATTCACAGTCCTGGATGTGGTGCTAACCGGCAGGCTTTCATATATCTCCCCTTTATCAAAGCCAGGCAAGCGCGATCTGGAGAAGGCATACAGGGCCCTGGAGATGGTTGCTGCTCTTCACTTAGCAGATCGTCCATACAATCAGATAAGCGGCGGCGAGCGCCAGCTTGCGATGATTGCAAGGGCGCTGGCGCAGGAGCCGTCATTTTTGCTGCTCGACGAGCCGACCTCGTACCTCGATTTCAGGAACCAGATCAGGATTCTGAAGACCGTCAGGGGGTTCGCTGAAAGCGGCCTGATGACGGTTGTGATGTCGCTTCACGATCCAAACCATGCGCTGATCTTCTCTGACAGAATAGTCCTGATGAGAAAGGTCGATGGTGATCCCTCAGAAATGCATAATGTCATCGCGATGGGCGCACCCGAAGAGGTCATGACAGTAGAGAACATTCGAGCAGCTTATGGGATTGATGTCGAGATGCTTGAGATAAAAGGAAGAAGACTTCTGTTCCCCCTCTGA